A region from the Lycium barbarum isolate Lr01 chromosome 8, ASM1917538v2, whole genome shotgun sequence genome encodes:
- the LOC132605927 gene encoding L-ascorbate peroxidase 1, cytosolic has translation MGKCYPTVSEEYLKAVDKCKRKLRGLIAEKNCAPIMLRLAWHSAGTYDVCSKTGGPFGTMRFKAEQGHGANNGLDIALRLLEPIREQFPILSHADFYQLAGVVAVEVTGGPDVPFHPGREDKPEPPVEGRLPDATKGCDHLRDVFVKQMGLSDKDIVALSGAHTLGRCHKERSGFEGPWTANPLVFDNSYFKELLSGEKEGLLQLPSDKALLCDPAFRPLVEKYAADEDAFFADYAEAHLKLCELGFAEA, from the exons ATGGGTAAGTGCTATCCTACCGTGAGCGAGGAGTACCTCAAGGCTGTTGACAAATGTAAAAGGAAACTCAGAGGACTCATTGCTGAGAAGAATTGTGCTCCTATTATGCTCCGTCTTGC ATGGCACTCTGCTGGTACGTATGATGTGTGTTCCAAAACTGGAGGTCCTTTCGGTACCATGAGGTTCAAAGCTGAACAAGGACATGGAGCAAACAATGGTCTTGACATTGCTCTGAGACTCTTGGAGCCCATTAGGGAGCAGTTTCCTATCCTCTCCCATGCTGATTTCTACCAA TTGGCTGGTGTCGTTGCTGTTGAAGTTACTGGAGGACCTGATGTTCCCTTTCACCCTGGTAGAGAG GACAAGCCAGAACCACCTGTTGAAGGTCGCTTGCCTGATGCCACCAAGG GCTGTGATCACTTGAGGGATGTGTTCGTGAAACAAATGGGCCTTTCTGACAAGGATATTGTTGCGCTCTCTGGTGCCCATACCTTG GGAAGGTGCCACAAGGAGCGATCTGGTTTTGAGGGACCTTGGACTGCCAATCCCCTCGTCTTTGACAACTCATACTTTAA GGAACTTTTGAGTGGTGAAAAGGAAGGGCTTCTACAGTTGCCATCAGACAAGGCTCTACTCTGTGATCCTGCTTTCCGTCCCCTTGTTGAGAAATATGCTGCG GATGAAGATGCCTTCTTTGCTGACTATGCTGAGGCTCACTTGAAGCTCTGTGAATTGGG GTTTGCTGAAGCTTAA